Proteins from a genomic interval of Acidobacteriota bacterium:
- a CDS encoding MoaD/ThiS family protein, translating to MIELEYNLMLAELAGKSGETLDIGASLPLPELEARLGFPPDSVGMLLINGAWAPLDSVIKDGDFVQLYPHMEGG from the coding sequence ATGATCGAGTTGGAATACAACCTGATGCTGGCTGAGCTGGCGGGCAAGAGCGGGGAAACGCTCGATATCGGCGCTTCCCTGCCCTTGCCGGAGCTCGAGGCACGGCTCGGCTTCCCCCCCGACAGCGTGGGGATGCTGCTCATCAACGGCGCATGGGCGCCCCTCGACAGCGTCATCAAGGACGGCGACTTCGTCCAGCTCTATCCCCACATGGAGGGCGGATGA
- a CDS encoding radical SAM protein codes for MNHTQSDAPGAPAPAESSADPLLKAYVEPTNRCNLDCVTCIRHSWDESPEDLDWTVYGRLIEGLAAFPEARTVAFAGFGEPLLHPRFPEMIRLAHESGLRTEITTNAMLLTPAMAERLVYAGLDQITVSVDGTSNKSHGAVRPGASLDRIVRNVRTLYLWSLVKQTTPPDAGADLKRKTLARLEELAGAPSPPLEATDFLYPMEDMLDTLPQAPVRIGIEFVAMKSNIHELPDLQEIARRVRASFILVSNVLPYAPELQDEILYERTPTSHESPGDPRNPLWILPRMDWSREALEAVSAVALRQANLSYLDLNLGQRNNYCPFIRPGSVALSCHGGISPCPPLLHSYTCYIRDWKKAFRRCEYGSLKERSLESIWRQPDYASFRERVRKFEFSPCIDCCGCEFAEGNETDCHGNPFPVCGHCLWARGVLRCA; via the coding sequence ATGAATCACACCCAATCCGACGCGCCCGGGGCTCCCGCCCCGGCCGAGAGTTCCGCCGATCCCCTGCTCAAGGCCTACGTGGAACCCACCAACCGCTGCAACCTCGACTGCGTGACCTGCATCCGGCATAGCTGGGACGAATCGCCCGAGGACCTGGACTGGACCGTTTACGGGAGACTGATCGAGGGTCTGGCCGCTTTCCCCGAAGCCCGGACCGTCGCCTTCGCCGGTTTCGGGGAGCCGCTGCTGCATCCGCGCTTCCCCGAAATGATCCGGCTGGCCCACGAGAGCGGCCTGCGCACGGAGATCACGACCAACGCCATGCTCCTGACCCCGGCGATGGCGGAGCGGCTGGTCTACGCCGGGCTGGACCAGATCACCGTGTCCGTCGACGGCACGTCGAACAAATCCCACGGCGCCGTCCGCCCCGGGGCGTCGCTCGACCGGATCGTGCGAAACGTCCGCACCCTCTACCTCTGGAGCCTGGTGAAGCAAACGACGCCGCCCGACGCCGGCGCGGACCTGAAGCGGAAGACCCTGGCCCGCCTCGAGGAGCTCGCCGGGGCCCCCTCTCCCCCGCTCGAGGCCACCGACTTCCTCTACCCCATGGAGGACATGCTCGACACCCTGCCCCAGGCGCCCGTGCGGATCGGGATCGAGTTCGTGGCCATGAAGAGCAACATCCACGAGCTGCCGGACCTGCAGGAGATCGCGCGCAGGGTCCGGGCGTCGTTCATCCTGGTTTCGAACGTGCTCCCCTACGCGCCCGAGCTCCAGGACGAAATCCTCTACGAGAGGACGCCCACCAGCCACGAGTCGCCGGGGGACCCGCGCAACCCGCTCTGGATCCTTCCCAGGATGGACTGGAGCCGGGAAGCCCTCGAAGCCGTATCGGCCGTGGCCCTCCGTCAGGCCAATCTGAGTTATCTCGACCTCAACCTGGGGCAGCGGAACAATTACTGCCCCTTCATCCGGCCGGGAAGCGTGGCCCTCTCCTGCCACGGCGGGATCAGCCCCTGCCCCCCGCTCCTGCACTCCTACACCTGCTATATCCGGGACTGGAAAAAGGCATTCCGGCGCTGTGAATATGGGAGCCTGAAAGAACGGTCCCTGGAGTCGATCTGGCGGCAGCCCGATTACGCCTCCTTCAGGGAGCGGGTGAGGAAATTCGAATTTTCCCCCTGCATCGACTGCTGCGGGTGCGAATTCGCCGAGGGGAACGAAACGGACTGCCACGGCAATCCCTTCCCCGTCTGCGGCCACTGCCTCTGGGCCCGCGGCGTCCTGCGCTGCGCCTGA
- a CDS encoding aldehyde ferredoxin oxidoreductase, with product MKILRVRMKEKGVRWEPVPKEYEQLGGRALIAKLLLSEIPPACDALGPHNKLVFTPGLLGGAIVPTAGRLSVGAKSPLTGGVKEANAGGTAGDTLGKWGIKAIVVEEQPAAGDFSILVVDGDSAELVPAADVRNIGTYATADRLQERYGEDATVISIGQAGEYLMSGAGIAATGERDQRSNHAARGGLGAVMGSKGLKAVVIKKALGRAVRMHDDKLFRTACKEFAQALITSPKLGVKGSQHLYGTASIVGAVNEMGALPTRNFSSGRFEGAAELRGEKLREIILAREGKVGTRCMPGCVIACRNLFTDRTGKPVVGTVQYETIGLVGSNLGLDTLDDVATLNYMCNDFGLDTIETGAALGVAVEAGLAKFGDIDSLVGLLRQVGEGTVLGRMIGCGCVTTGRILGVRRVPAAVGQAMPAYDPRALKGNGVTYATSPQGADHTAGNAFGARLEVNPLGAEGQKELSLKLQIIAAMLDSTGLCLFARPPIISKPQLMIDMINGIYGWGWTLEDYDRSNREVLRTELEFNRRAGLTRNDYRIPEFMREEPLPPHDTVFDVPDSDLDSVFDTL from the coding sequence ATGAAGATACTGCGTGTCCGCATGAAGGAAAAGGGTGTTCGTTGGGAACCCGTTCCCAAGGAATATGAACAGCTTGGCGGCAGAGCCCTAATCGCGAAATTGCTTTTGAGCGAAATCCCTCCAGCCTGCGACGCCCTCGGGCCGCATAACAAGCTCGTGTTCACCCCCGGATTGCTGGGCGGGGCCATCGTTCCCACGGCCGGAAGGCTTTCGGTCGGGGCCAAGAGCCCGCTGACGGGGGGGGTCAAGGAGGCCAACGCCGGCGGGACCGCGGGGGACACCCTGGGCAAGTGGGGCATCAAGGCGATCGTGGTCGAGGAGCAGCCTGCCGCCGGGGACTTCTCCATCCTGGTCGTGGACGGGGATTCGGCCGAACTGGTCCCCGCGGCCGATGTCCGCAACATCGGCACCTACGCGACCGCCGACCGGTTGCAGGAGCGCTATGGGGAAGACGCGACCGTCATCTCGATCGGGCAGGCGGGCGAGTACCTGATGTCGGGCGCGGGGATCGCGGCGACCGGGGAGCGGGACCAGCGCAGCAACCACGCCGCGCGCGGCGGCCTGGGCGCCGTCATGGGGAGCAAGGGGCTGAAGGCCGTCGTCATCAAGAAGGCGCTGGGCAGGGCGGTCCGGATGCACGACGACAAGCTCTTCCGCACCGCCTGCAAGGAGTTCGCCCAGGCCCTGATCACGAGCCCCAAGCTGGGGGTCAAGGGATCGCAGCACCTGTACGGCACGGCTTCGATCGTAGGCGCCGTCAACGAGATGGGGGCGCTGCCGACGCGCAATTTCTCCTCGGGGCGCTTCGAGGGCGCGGCGGAGCTGCGGGGCGAAAAGCTCCGGGAAATCATCCTCGCCCGCGAGGGGAAGGTGGGCACCCGCTGCATGCCCGGGTGCGTCATCGCCTGCCGCAACCTTTTCACGGACAGGACGGGCAAGCCGGTGGTCGGCACCGTGCAGTACGAAACCATCGGGCTCGTCGGCTCCAACCTGGGGCTCGACACCCTGGACGACGTGGCGACCCTGAACTACATGTGCAACGATTTCGGGCTGGACACCATCGAAACGGGCGCCGCGCTCGGCGTAGCCGTCGAGGCGGGCCTGGCGAAATTCGGGGATATCGACAGCCTCGTCGGGCTGCTCCGGCAGGTGGGCGAGGGGACGGTCCTCGGGCGCATGATCGGGTGCGGGTGCGTCACCACGGGGAGGATCCTGGGAGTGCGCCGGGTGCCGGCCGCGGTCGGGCAGGCGATGCCGGCCTACGACCCCCGCGCGCTGAAGGGGAACGGCGTGACCTACGCGACCTCCCCGCAGGGGGCGGACCACACCGCGGGCAACGCCTTCGGCGCCCGGCTCGAGGTCAACCCCCTCGGAGCCGAGGGGCAGAAGGAGCTCTCGCTGAAGCTGCAGATCATCGCCGCCATGCTCGACAGCACGGGGTTGTGCCTCTTCGCCCGGCCGCCCATCATTTCGAAGCCGCAGTTGATGATCGACATGATCAACGGCATCTACGGCTGGGGCTGGACGCTCGAGGACTACGACCGCTCGAACCGGGAGGTCCTGCGTACCGAACTGGAGTTCAACCGCCGGGCGGGATTGACCCGGAACGATTACCGGATCCCGGAGTTCATGCGCGAGGAGCCGCTGCCGCCCCACGACACGGTGTTCGACGTCCCCGATTCCGACCTGGATTCGGTGTTCGACACGCTGTAG
- a CDS encoding NADP-dependent isocitrate dehydrogenase, protein MEKPSESTIFWTWTDEAPALATLSLFPIIRAFTRQTGIRVELADISLAGRILANFPEWLTEAQRVPDWLTRLGDLTLKPEANIIKLPNISASVPQLVDAVRELQAQGYAIPDYPEAPEDDGERDIRARYDIVLGSAVNPVIREGNSDRRLPPAVKAYARKHPRKLGAWSPDSPTHVSHMSRGDFYESERAVTVERVGAALYEFVADDGAVTVLKKGPELGEGDILDAAVLNVRRLRAFYREEIADARERGILFSLHVKATMMKVSDPVIFGHAVSTFLEPVFAKHADLFARLGINPDNGLGELYARIESLGPEARAGLESDIRKTLEERPELAMVDSERGITNLHVPNNVIIDASIPAMIRDSGKMWGPDGRLHDTKAVIPDRCYATIYKAIVEDCVKNGAFDPATMGSVPNIGLMAQQAEEYGSHDKTFIAPGPGVIRVRCADTGETLISRTVEPGDIFRSCRTTDASVRDWVLLAVRRARRSDTPAVFWLDPARGHDAEVLRKVERDLAGCDLRGLDIRVMTPVAAMEFSLGRVRRGLDTISVTGNVLRDYLTDLFPILEVGTSGKMLSIVPLLAGGGMFETGAGGSAPKHVRQFIKENYLRWDSLGEFSNLAASLQHMGTAFRNATASLLSETLEDAIGAFLENDRSPARKLGGIDCRGSHFYLALYWARALADRAGDTPLGARFTLLARRLAENEEKIHAELIAVQGRPVDMGGYYHPDLARTSAAMRPSPVLNAVIDDPGI, encoded by the coding sequence ATGGAGAAACCCTCGGAATCGACCATTTTCTGGACCTGGACGGACGAAGCGCCCGCGCTGGCCACCCTCTCCCTCTTCCCCATCATCCGGGCCTTCACCCGGCAAACAGGCATCCGCGTCGAGCTCGCCGACATTTCCCTGGCGGGGCGGATCCTGGCCAATTTCCCCGAATGGCTGACCGAAGCCCAGCGGGTGCCCGACTGGCTGACCCGGCTGGGGGATCTCACCCTGAAGCCCGAGGCCAACATCATCAAGCTTCCCAACATCTCCGCATCGGTCCCGCAGCTCGTCGACGCCGTCCGGGAGCTGCAGGCGCAGGGGTACGCCATCCCCGACTACCCGGAGGCCCCCGAAGACGACGGGGAAAGGGACATACGCGCGCGCTACGACATCGTTCTCGGGAGCGCGGTGAACCCGGTGATCCGGGAGGGAAACTCGGACCGCCGCCTCCCCCCCGCCGTCAAGGCCTACGCCCGGAAACACCCCCGGAAGCTGGGCGCCTGGAGCCCGGACTCCCCGACCCATGTCTCCCATATGTCCCGGGGAGACTTCTACGAAAGCGAGAGAGCCGTCACGGTGGAGCGCGTGGGAGCGGCGCTGTACGAATTCGTGGCCGATGACGGGGCCGTCACGGTGCTGAAAAAGGGGCCGGAGCTCGGCGAAGGGGACATCCTGGACGCCGCCGTGCTCAACGTGCGCCGGCTGCGCGCCTTCTACCGGGAGGAGATCGCGGACGCCCGGGAGCGCGGGATCCTCTTCTCGCTCCACGTGAAGGCCACCATGATGAAGGTGTCCGACCCGGTGATCTTCGGACACGCCGTCAGCACCTTCCTGGAGCCCGTATTCGCGAAGCACGCCGACCTCTTCGCCCGGCTGGGAATAAACCCCGACAACGGCCTGGGAGAACTATACGCAAGGATCGAATCCCTCGGCCCGGAGGCACGCGCGGGATTGGAGTCGGACATCCGGAAGACCCTGGAGGAGCGGCCGGAGCTGGCCATGGTCGACTCCGAACGCGGGATCACCAACCTCCACGTCCCCAACAACGTCATCATCGACGCCTCCATCCCCGCCATGATCCGCGACTCCGGAAAGATGTGGGGGCCGGACGGCCGGCTGCACGACACCAAGGCCGTCATCCCCGACCGCTGCTACGCCACGATCTACAAGGCCATCGTCGAGGACTGCGTGAAAAACGGCGCTTTCGACCCGGCGACGATGGGGAGCGTGCCGAACATCGGGCTCATGGCTCAGCAGGCGGAAGAGTACGGTTCCCACGACAAGACCTTCATCGCCCCCGGGCCGGGCGTCATCCGCGTCCGGTGCGCCGATACCGGGGAAACCCTGATCAGCAGGACGGTGGAGCCCGGGGACATCTTCCGCTCCTGCCGGACGACCGACGCCTCCGTCCGCGACTGGGTGCTGCTGGCCGTCCGGCGGGCGCGCCGGAGCGACACCCCCGCCGTCTTCTGGCTCGACCCCGCGCGGGGGCATGACGCGGAGGTCCTCCGCAAGGTCGAACGGGACCTGGCCGGATGCGACCTCCGGGGCCTCGACATCCGCGTGATGACGCCGGTCGCGGCGATGGAGTTTTCGCTCGGGCGCGTCCGCCGCGGCCTCGACACCATATCGGTGACGGGCAACGTCCTGCGCGACTACCTGACCGATCTCTTCCCCATTCTCGAGGTCGGGACCTCCGGGAAGATGCTGTCGATCGTCCCGCTCCTGGCCGGGGGGGGGATGTTCGAAACGGGAGCCGGGGGGAGCGCGCCCAAGCACGTGCGGCAGTTCATCAAGGAAAACTATCTCCGCTGGGACTCCCTCGGTGAATTCTCGAACCTGGCCGCTTCCCTGCAGCACATGGGAACCGCCTTCCGGAACGCCACGGCCTCCCTCCTCTCCGAAACACTCGAGGACGCCATCGGCGCCTTCCTCGAAAACGACCGCTCCCCCGCCCGCAAACTGGGGGGCATCGACTGCCGCGGCAGTCACTTCTACCTGGCCCTCTACTGGGCCCGGGCGCTGGCCGACCGGGCCGGGGACACCCCCCTCGGCGCCCGGTTCACCCTGCTCGCGCGGCGCCTGGCGGAAAACGAGGAGAAGATCCACGCCGAGCTGATCGCCGTGCAGGGGCGCCCGGTGGACATGGGAGGGTACTACCATCCCGACCTCGCCCGGACCTCCGCCGCGATGCGCCCCAGCCCCGTCCTGAACGCCGTCATCGACGACCCCGGGATATAA